In Methylocystis sp. MJC1, one DNA window encodes the following:
- a CDS encoding cupin domain-containing protein encodes MGSTADRIKDIGPQPQAFDIERATKENANYRSVAWSGRYLQVTLMSIPVGGDIGLEMHPETDQFLRLDAGSGRVQMGAAKDKLTFEKEVSDGWCVLVPARTWHNITNIGATPMQVYAIYAPAHHTPGKVQATAAAAESDKDDEPAAWSVQPRHAPDKHG; translated from the coding sequence ATGGGCAGCACTGCTGACAGGATCAAAGACATTGGGCCACAGCCGCAAGCATTCGACATTGAACGCGCGACGAAGGAAAACGCAAATTACCGTTCAGTCGCCTGGAGCGGGCGCTACCTGCAAGTGACGCTGATGTCGATCCCCGTTGGCGGCGACATTGGCCTTGAAATGCATCCGGAGACCGATCAGTTTCTCCGCCTCGACGCTGGCAGCGGCCGAGTGCAGATGGGAGCCGCGAAGGACAAGCTGACTTTCGAAAAGGAAGTTTCAGACGGCTGGTGCGTCCTCGTTCCGGCGAGGACCTGGCACAACATCACCAATATCGGCGCGACGCCAATGCAGGTCTATGCGATCTACGCGCCCGCCCATCACACGCCCGGGAAGGTGCAGGCGACGGCGGCGGCGGCCGAATCCGACAAAGACGACGAGCCAGCGGCTTGGTCAGTGCAGCCAAGACATGCGCCCGACAAACACGGGTGA
- a CDS encoding IS6 family transposase, translating into MIDFKGHRFEKTVILLCVRWYLAYPLSYRDLKDMMLERGVEVDHSNIYRWVQKFTPQLEAAFRKGEKRAVGNSWRMDETYLKVNGQWKYLYRAVDKHGHTIDFLLAAHRDKRAALRFFKKAVGQHGLPEKITIDKSGANAAAIEALKEETSQEIEMRQNKYLNNIVEQDRAVKRVVRPMLGFKSFRSARTTLQGIELMHLINKRQMISNAGENLSVAEQFYSLAA; encoded by the coding sequence ATGATCGACTTCAAAGGACACCGCTTTGAAAAGACCGTCATCCTGCTTTGTGTCCGTTGGTACCTCGCCTATCCCCTAAGCTACCGAGACCTGAAGGACATGATGCTCGAGCGGGGCGTTGAGGTTGACCATTCCAACATTTACCGCTGGGTCCAGAAGTTCACGCCGCAGTTAGAGGCCGCCTTCCGGAAAGGCGAGAAGCGTGCGGTCGGCAACAGTTGGCGGATGGACGAGACCTACCTCAAGGTCAACGGTCAGTGGAAATACCTCTACCGAGCCGTCGACAAACACGGGCACACCATCGACTTCTTGTTGGCAGCCCATCGCGACAAAAGAGCCGCTCTGCGCTTTTTCAAGAAAGCGGTGGGGCAACACGGTCTGCCGGAAAAGATCACGATCGACAAGAGCGGGGCCAATGCCGCAGCCATCGAGGCGCTCAAGGAGGAAACGAGCCAAGAGATTGAGATGCGGCAGAACAAATACCTAAATAACATCGTCGAACAGGACCGAGCCGTCAAGCGAGTGGTGCGGCCGATGCTCGGTTTCAAATCATTTCGCTCGGCCCGAACCACCTTGCAAGGTATCGAACTCATGCACCTGATCAACAAACGCCAGATGATTTCCAATGCGGGCGAAAATCTTTCCGTCGCAGAACAGTTCTATTCGCTAGCCGCCTGA
- a CDS encoding class I SAM-dependent DNA methyltransferase, giving the protein MKDMAGRIIQHYERHARDWDADRNRYVETWNDKPWHDRFVAALPGGAAVLDLGCGSGSPVAKYLAECGLHVMGIDASPTLVSLCRKRLPEHEWLVSDMRQLELSRKFDGILAWDSFFHLTPDDQRRMFDVFAQHAAPAAVLMFNSGPAYGERVGSYRGDPLYHASLNPDEYTALLDGIGFRVLAHAIEDWQTGGGRTVWLARDSAAMR; this is encoded by the coding sequence ATGAAGGACATGGCGGGTCGCATCATCCAGCATTACGAGCGTCATGCCCGTGATTGGGATGCTGACCGCAATCGCTACGTCGAAACCTGGAACGATAAGCCATGGCACGACCGATTTGTCGCTGCGCTGCCGGGGGGCGCAGCGGTCCTCGATTTAGGGTGCGGGTCGGGGTCGCCGGTTGCAAAATACCTGGCTGAGTGCGGACTTCATGTGATGGGAATTGATGCGTCTCCAACGCTTGTTTCGTTGTGTCGGAAACGCCTCCCTGAGCATGAATGGCTCGTGAGCGACATGCGGCAGCTTGAACTTTCCCGTAAGTTTGACGGCATACTTGCGTGGGACAGTTTCTTTCACCTCACTCCGGACGACCAACGCCGTATGTTCGACGTATTCGCCCAACATGCCGCGCCCGCGGCCGTGCTCATGTTCAACAGCGGTCCAGCATACGGTGAACGCGTCGGGTCATATCGAGGCGACCCGCTTTACCACGCCAGCTTGAACCCGGACGAATACACCGCACTACTCGACGGCATCGGCTTCAGGGTTCTCGCTCACGCCATTGAGGATTGGCAGACCGGGGGCGGTCGTACAGTTTGGCTTGCGCGTGATAGCGCGGCGATGCGGTGA
- a CDS encoding recombinase family protein: MASKPSTTTKKAAPRKKRPPPSSKPTRHPWTRKDGEIHRAGYRIGYARVTTLDQNLALQQDALKEAGCEKIFIEQMSGAVGDRPALRDALEYARSGDTIIVWKLDRLARSMKQLIETIEGLRVRGIGFRSLTEALDTTTPQGVLVFHLFSALAEFERALIRERTRAGLRAAKRMGRTGGRPAKLLEDDLDVARTLLANPDITVAEVADRLGVSPATLYRYLPAARTANSLAK, from the coding sequence ATGGCATCGAAGCCGAGCACGACGACAAAGAAGGCCGCGCCCCGAAAGAAGCGTCCGCCTCCGAGCAGCAAGCCGACGCGCCATCCTTGGACGAGGAAGGACGGTGAGATTCACCGAGCAGGATACCGTATCGGCTACGCTCGAGTTACAACGCTCGACCAGAACCTCGCCTTGCAGCAGGACGCCCTCAAGGAGGCGGGGTGCGAGAAGATTTTCATCGAGCAGATGTCGGGAGCAGTCGGCGACCGCCCTGCCCTGCGCGATGCCCTCGAATACGCTCGCAGCGGCGACACCATCATCGTCTGGAAGCTCGATCGCTTAGCGCGGTCGATGAAGCAGCTCATCGAGACAATCGAGGGCTTGCGGGTGCGCGGCATCGGGTTTCGGAGCCTGACGGAGGCGCTCGATACGACGACGCCGCAAGGCGTCTTGGTGTTTCACCTTTTCAGCGCTCTGGCGGAATTCGAGCGCGCGCTCATTCGAGAACGCACCCGCGCGGGGCTTAGAGCGGCGAAGCGTATGGGGCGCACAGGCGGCCGACCGGCCAAATTGCTCGAAGACGATCTCGACGTTGCTAGGACGCTTCTCGCCAATCCCGACATCACAGTCGCTGAAGTTGCCGACCGCCTTGGCGTGTCTCCCGCAACGCTCTACCGCTACTTGCCCGCTGCGCGAACTGCGAATAGCCTTGCCAAATGA
- a CDS encoding sensor histidine kinase, with product MDPQYAALLAHAIVDTVRDPLLVLDCQLNVKTASRSFLREFQVEPEAVDGHPVYDILDGSLNVVGLVALLEKALADHTASKAVEIEKDFPRIGKRCLVVEVSEVFFAHNVHKAILVLFHDVTERRSIEREKQELLIETQNLLKEKHVLLLEMQHRISNSLQIIANILMIKTRATTSEEARKHLQDAYTRVMSVAEMQRHIDGAARAKTVSLPPYFKTICDSLVCSMVDDNRRVSLRYEFDDACAASTVAVSLGLIVTELVINSLKYAFPTNRPDAEIVVKYETSGDNWRLTVADNGVGRPGETPASSDGLGSTLVKALAQQVKAQIETKSDAHGLTVSLTHVTFTPRDD from the coding sequence TTGGACCCTCAATACGCGGCGCTGCTGGCGCACGCGATCGTCGACACAGTGCGCGACCCGCTTCTGGTGCTCGATTGCCAGCTCAACGTCAAAACAGCCAGCCGATCCTTTCTTCGGGAATTCCAGGTTGAGCCGGAAGCGGTCGACGGCCATCCGGTTTATGACATTCTAGACGGCAGCTTGAATGTTGTCGGTCTCGTGGCCTTGCTCGAAAAGGCCCTGGCCGATCACACAGCCAGCAAAGCCGTTGAAATCGAGAAGGATTTTCCGCGCATCGGAAAACGGTGTCTGGTCGTCGAGGTGAGCGAGGTCTTCTTTGCTCACAACGTCCACAAAGCCATTTTGGTCTTGTTTCACGACGTCACTGAGCGCCGCTCGATCGAAAGGGAGAAGCAGGAACTTCTTATTGAGACCCAGAATTTGCTTAAGGAGAAGCACGTGTTGCTGCTGGAAATGCAGCACCGCATATCCAACAGCCTGCAAATCATCGCCAACATCCTGATGATCAAGACGCGCGCGACTACCTCCGAGGAGGCGCGGAAGCATCTTCAAGACGCTTACACGCGTGTCATGTCCGTCGCTGAGATGCAGCGGCATATCGACGGCGCTGCCCGAGCCAAGACTGTTAGCCTGCCTCCTTATTTCAAGACGATTTGCGATAGCCTCGTTTGCTCCATGGTCGACGACAATAGACGCGTGTCGCTTCGTTACGAGTTCGACGATGCCTGTGCTGCTTCGACCGTCGCTGTCAGTCTCGGCCTCATAGTGACCGAGTTAGTCATCAACTCCTTGAAATACGCATTTCCAACCAATCGGCCCGACGCGGAAATTGTGGTCAAATATGAAACATCTGGCGACAATTGGCGGCTGACCGTGGCGGACAATGGCGTGGGACGGCCAGGCGAAACGCCGGCGTCGTCTGATGGCCTTGGCAGCACGCTCGTAAAGGCTCTAGCCCAACAGGTTAAGGCGCAGATTGAGACGAAGAGCGACGCTCACGGCCTCACCGTGTCGCTTACCCATGTGACTTTCACGCCGCGGGACGACTGA
- a CDS encoding IS6 family transposase, giving the protein MIEFKGSHFERDVILWGVRWYVAYPISYRQLEEMMEERGVEVDHSTLNRWVMKYAPELERQFRSRKRPVGASWRLDETYVKIKGSWRYLYRAVDKAGATVDFLLTAKRDRKDALRFLRRAIGQNGAPKKITIDKSGANTAAIESYNAENEANIEIRRRKYLNNIVEQDHRAIKRVVRPALGFKSFRSAAATLAGVELMHMIRKGQLQTTGKLRPAKQFYALAA; this is encoded by the coding sequence ATGATCGAGTTCAAAGGGAGCCATTTCGAACGTGACGTGATCCTCTGGGGCGTGCGCTGGTATGTCGCCTACCCGATCAGTTACCGGCAGCTCGAGGAGATGATGGAAGAGCGCGGGGTCGAAGTCGACCATTCGACGCTCAATCGCTGGGTCATGAAATACGCGCCCGAGCTGGAGCGTCAGTTCCGTTCCCGCAAGCGGCCGGTCGGCGCCAGCTGGCGGCTGGATGAGACCTATGTGAAGATCAAAGGTTCCTGGAGATATCTCTATCGGGCTGTCGACAAAGCCGGCGCCACGGTGGACTTCCTGCTGACGGCAAAGCGGGATCGCAAAGATGCGTTGCGGTTCCTGCGCCGAGCGATCGGTCAGAACGGCGCGCCGAAGAAGATCACGATCGATAAGAGCGGCGCCAACACCGCTGCAATCGAGAGCTACAACGCCGAGAACGAGGCGAACATCGAAATCCGACGAAGGAAATATCTCAATAACATCGTCGAGCAGGACCACCGAGCGATCAAGCGGGTGGTGCGGCCGGCGCTGGGGTTCAAATCCTTTCGCTCGGCCGCAGCAACGCTCGCCGGCGTCGAGCTCATGCACATGATCCGAAAAGGGCAGTTGCAAACGACGGGCAAATTGCGCCCAGCGAAGCAGTTCTACGCTCTCGCCGCATAA
- a CDS encoding NAD-dependent formate dehydrogenase, with protein MAKVVLVLYDDPVDGYPKTYPRDDLPKILKYPDGQTVPNPKAIDFTPGALLGSVSGELGLREYLESQGYTVVVTSDKDGPNSRLEQELHDAEIVISQPFWPAYLTEERIAKAPKLKLAVTAGIGSDHVDLQAAIDRKITVTEVTFCNSISVAEHVVMMILGLVRNYIPSYNWVIKGGWNIADCVSRSYDVEGMHIGTVAAGRIGLAVLRRLKPFDVQLHYFDRHRLPEAVEKELDLHWHANVEDMVSVCDVVTINCPLHPETEHMFDAKMLSKMKRGAYLVNTARGKICDRDAIVCALESGQLAGYAGDVWFPQPAPKDHPWRAMPHHGMTPHISGTSLSAQARYAAGVREILECWFEGRPIRDEYLIVDGGKLAGVGAHSYSAGDATKGSEEAARFQRAS; from the coding sequence ATGGCTAAGGTTGTCCTCGTGCTGTATGACGATCCCGTCGACGGCTATCCTAAAACCTACCCGCGCGACGATCTGCCGAAAATCCTGAAGTATCCAGACGGTCAGACTGTGCCCAACCCGAAGGCGATCGACTTTACGCCGGGCGCATTGCTTGGCAGCGTCTCGGGGGAGTTGGGACTGCGCGAATATCTCGAAAGCCAAGGCTACACGGTCGTCGTCACCTCGGACAAGGACGGGCCGAATTCTAGGCTTGAGCAGGAGCTGCATGATGCGGAAATCGTCATCTCGCAGCCGTTCTGGCCGGCTTATCTGACGGAGGAACGCATCGCCAAGGCCCCGAAGCTCAAACTCGCGGTGACCGCGGGCATCGGCTCCGATCATGTGGATCTGCAGGCGGCGATCGATCGCAAAATCACGGTCACGGAAGTCACCTTCTGCAATTCGATCAGCGTCGCCGAGCACGTCGTGATGATGATCCTCGGCCTCGTGCGCAACTATATTCCCTCCTATAACTGGGTCATCAAGGGCGGTTGGAACATCGCCGACTGCGTCTCGCGCTCTTACGACGTGGAGGGCATGCATATCGGCACCGTGGCCGCCGGTCGCATCGGTCTTGCGGTGTTGCGACGCCTGAAACCCTTCGACGTGCAGCTGCATTACTTCGACCGCCATCGTCTCCCGGAGGCGGTGGAGAAGGAGCTCGATCTGCATTGGCATGCGAACGTCGAGGATATGGTGTCGGTTTGCGATGTGGTGACGATCAACTGCCCGCTCCATCCTGAAACAGAGCATATGTTCGACGCCAAGATGCTCTCGAAGATGAAGCGCGGCGCCTATCTCGTGAACACGGCCCGCGGAAAGATCTGCGATCGCGACGCGATCGTGTGCGCGCTCGAGAGCGGCCAACTCGCAGGCTACGCGGGCGATGTGTGGTTCCCCCAACCAGCGCCGAAGGATCATCCCTGGCGCGCCATGCCCCATCATGGCATGACGCCTCATATCTCGGGGACCTCGCTTTCCGCGCAGGCGCGCTACGCCGCCGGCGTGCGCGAGATCTTGGAGTGCTGGTTCGAGGGAAGGCCGATCCGCGACGAATATCTCATCGTAGACGGCGGCAAGCTCGCTGGAGTCGGCGCCCATTCCTACAGCGCCGGCGACGCCACAAAGGGTTCGGAAGAGGCCGCGCGGTTCCAGAGAGCCTCGTAG
- a CDS encoding Rieske 2Fe-2S domain-containing protein, with translation MAEDENWFDLCSLEEASRAPLRRVRAGNMEFAVSFKDSRVGVISNACNHFGGPLGEGRLDGEYIVCPWHNWKFQRCSGVGEPGFEGDCVPAYPVKVENGRVLVDLNAATKRERTPHAQHPLARRIQRAPGPLRLAGIATSVMDASNPRFSGSEHVLAQALKAANELGAETRLISLNELKFRACEGYYSKSAHACTWPCSITQMDENDQMDRIYEALVHWADAILVASPIRWGAASSLYFKMAERLNCVQNQITIANRVLIRNKVAGFIIVGGQDNIQAVAGQMLGFFAELGFIFPQFPFIAHSRGWSHEDMERNVEIVRHSKELAEGAAMLAKRCFDLAKDLIAREAPASIHRGGRKAHSLRTERPEP, from the coding sequence ATGGCCGAAGACGAGAATTGGTTCGATCTCTGCTCTCTGGAGGAGGCATCACGGGCGCCGCTCCGCCGCGTCAGAGCTGGCAACATGGAATTTGCGGTTTCCTTTAAAGACTCAAGAGTCGGGGTAATTTCCAATGCCTGCAATCATTTCGGCGGCCCCCTTGGCGAAGGGCGGTTGGACGGGGAGTATATTGTCTGTCCATGGCACAATTGGAAATTCCAACGTTGCTCTGGGGTCGGCGAACCTGGCTTCGAAGGAGATTGCGTCCCGGCCTATCCGGTGAAAGTCGAAAATGGGCGCGTGCTCGTGGATCTGAACGCCGCCACGAAACGCGAGCGGACGCCGCACGCACAGCATCCGCTTGCAAGACGGATCCAACGCGCCCCCGGCCCGCTGCGTCTCGCGGGCATCGCAACCTCAGTGATGGATGCGTCGAACCCAAGGTTTTCCGGCTCGGAACACGTACTCGCTCAAGCTTTGAAAGCCGCTAACGAACTTGGCGCTGAGACGCGGCTGATCAGCTTGAACGAGCTAAAATTCCGCGCCTGCGAAGGATACTATTCAAAATCCGCGCATGCGTGCACTTGGCCGTGTTCGATAACGCAGATGGATGAAAATGATCAGATGGATCGCATATATGAGGCTCTGGTGCATTGGGCTGACGCAATTCTCGTAGCGTCGCCTATCCGTTGGGGCGCTGCCTCCTCGCTCTATTTCAAGATGGCCGAACGGCTCAATTGCGTTCAAAACCAGATCACAATCGCCAATCGCGTGCTTATTCGCAACAAGGTTGCGGGTTTCATCATTGTGGGCGGGCAGGACAATATTCAGGCAGTGGCCGGGCAAATGCTCGGATTTTTCGCCGAGCTCGGCTTCATCTTCCCCCAATTTCCCTTTATTGCCCACTCGCGAGGTTGGTCGCACGAAGATATGGAACGAAACGTCGAAATCGTACGCCATTCCAAGGAGTTGGCAGAGGGCGCGGCCATGCTTGCAAAACGCTGCTTCGATCTCGCGAAGGATCTGATTGCGCGTGAGGCCCCTGCTTCAATTCACCGCGGAGGTCGCAAAGCGCATTCGCTTCGCACCGAGCGACCCGAACCGTGA
- a CDS encoding c-type cytochrome — protein sequence MEVPGIKPGDPITREEAQRVADALMQKWRDKHPNAEWIDAQRMTLPSPQSEGSATPPTTPPKSQFQTYGAFTDRDRKIWQESTDKLVAEGKRIFHDAKALGGTHAISCDMCHPDGANTHPETYPKYQVQLGRVALLRDMINWCVENPVRGKPFADDDPRLKALEAYILAQRKGVPLDYGKH from the coding sequence ATGGAAGTCCCGGGCATTAAACCGGGCGATCCAATAACGCGCGAAGAGGCGCAACGGGTTGCAGACGCGCTTATGCAAAAATGGCGAGACAAGCATCCGAATGCAGAATGGATTGACGCACAGAGGATGACGCTGCCCTCCCCGCAATCCGAGGGCAGCGCGACTCCTCCGACCACTCCGCCGAAAAGCCAGTTCCAAACCTACGGTGCCTTCACTGATCGTGACAGGAAAATCTGGCAAGAGTCGACGGACAAGCTGGTTGCGGAGGGCAAACGGATTTTCCACGACGCCAAGGCGTTGGGCGGGACCCACGCCATCTCCTGCGATATGTGCCATCCTGACGGCGCCAATACCCATCCCGAAACCTATCCTAAATACCAAGTTCAGTTAGGCCGCGTTGCACTGCTTCGCGACATGATCAACTGGTGCGTCGAGAACCCTGTTCGTGGCAAGCCCTTCGCCGACGACGATCCCCGGCTGAAGGCGCTCGAGGCCTATATTCTGGCGCAGCGGAAAGGCGTACCTCTCGATTACGGCAAGCATTGA
- a CDS encoding metallophosphoesterase family protein, with protein sequence MSSRHKSVETKHYEERESFFRGLTRLGAVSRRGFLRVTAASAGFAAAKGLVAPHSFQLVEVAAAEAGGPAFTFAYISDTHLYTRDVNDRFVRSALKAVADVNALDPQPDFVLFGGDLAQLGQKQELALGAQILKELRAPVKMMVGEHDWFLDMGEQWRALFGAPQYSFDHKGVHFVTLMSVEEKDFWTARGMTPMERMQTVAGLDNGVQSRFEVGAAGREWLKQDLAAVDKKTPIIVFSHSPLYKYYRNWNFWTEDADEVQAILARFDKVTVIHGHTHQLLLNRIDKINFYGLLSTAWPWPYAPEGLPKLTVQMNRADPFNAFDGCGDGQIDVLTSGMIDKVYNLWNRDPVSIRSTYLVSNGARDRPPATTLSSY encoded by the coding sequence ATGTCAAGCCGGCACAAGAGCGTTGAGACCAAGCACTATGAGGAACGGGAATCCTTTTTCAGGGGTCTCACACGGCTTGGCGCGGTGTCGCGGCGCGGCTTCCTCCGGGTTACCGCCGCTTCGGCGGGCTTCGCTGCGGCAAAAGGGCTTGTGGCTCCCCATAGCTTCCAGCTTGTCGAAGTGGCTGCCGCTGAAGCTGGCGGGCCAGCTTTCACATTTGCCTATATCTCGGATACGCATCTCTACACGCGGGACGTCAATGACCGCTTTGTCCGATCCGCCCTGAAAGCCGTCGCCGACGTCAACGCCCTCGATCCGCAACCCGATTTCGTTCTCTTTGGCGGAGATTTGGCCCAGCTCGGGCAGAAGCAAGAACTCGCCCTCGGCGCCCAGATCCTCAAAGAGTTGCGGGCGCCCGTGAAGATGATGGTTGGCGAACATGATTGGTTCCTCGACATGGGCGAACAGTGGCGGGCGCTCTTCGGGGCGCCTCAATATTCCTTTGATCACAAGGGCGTGCATTTCGTGACGCTGATGAGCGTCGAGGAGAAAGATTTCTGGACAGCGCGCGGGATGACGCCGATGGAACGGATGCAGACTGTCGCCGGGCTCGATAATGGCGTTCAGTCGCGCTTCGAGGTTGGCGCCGCAGGACGCGAATGGCTGAAGCAAGACCTCGCCGCGGTCGACAAGAAAACCCCGATCATCGTCTTTTCACATTCGCCGCTCTACAAGTATTATCGGAACTGGAATTTCTGGACCGAAGACGCCGACGAAGTTCAGGCGATCCTGGCGAGATTCGACAAGGTGACCGTCATTCACGGCCATACGCACCAGCTCCTTCTCAATCGCATCGATAAAATCAATTTCTACGGGCTTCTTTCGACGGCCTGGCCGTGGCCTTACGCCCCGGAAGGCCTTCCCAAGCTGACGGTCCAGATGAACCGCGCCGATCCTTTCAACGCTTTTGATGGTTGCGGCGACGGCCAGATCGACGTGCTCACCTCGGGGATGATCGACAAGGTCTACAACTTATGGAACCGCGATCCGGTGAGCATTCGTTCGACGTATCTCGTTTCGAACGGCGCGCGAGATCGTCCGCCAGCTACGACGCTGTCGAGCTATTAG
- a CDS encoding cytochrome-c peroxidase has product MTLPLGVSSELYATAIARSREPTQALISLGEKLFKDKRLSLDDSVACETCHDPAKGFTDHRGAATSAGVQGKLGQRNAPTVLNAMFQATQFWDGRAPTLEDQAKLPIINPIEMAQKSPDNVVAKVRNISEYNAAFKSVFGGEATYDDIAVAIAAFERTQYSGNSPFDHFMAGDQNAMSESAKRGWALFQGKARCSACHAFNSVSPLFSDQKFHNIGVAAHKQNFVELARKALAIIKGGDVKQIDELALQTEYSELGRFLVTKNQADIGAFKSETLRNIGITGPYMHDGSLTTLWDVMDHYNKGGVPNPFLDGGMERLALSEAEIDDLVAFLFTLTDDRFADFNKTEMARQTALRNTRPQRDADVALGKKGDLGDAAPVPDLRNPATIGAF; this is encoded by the coding sequence TTGACGCTACCGCTTGGCGTCTCCTCTGAATTATATGCGACGGCCATCGCCCGCAGCCGGGAGCCGACACAGGCGCTCATTTCTCTCGGCGAAAAGCTATTCAAAGATAAACGTCTTTCATTGGACGACTCTGTCGCCTGCGAGACCTGCCATGATCCGGCAAAGGGGTTCACAGATCATCGCGGCGCCGCAACCTCGGCGGGCGTTCAGGGAAAGCTTGGGCAGCGAAATGCGCCGACCGTTCTAAACGCCATGTTTCAGGCTACTCAGTTCTGGGATGGACGAGCGCCGACCCTTGAGGACCAAGCCAAGCTTCCGATCATCAATCCAATCGAGATGGCTCAAAAAAGCCCCGATAACGTCGTCGCCAAGGTGCGTAACATTTCGGAATATAACGCCGCCTTCAAATCCGTCTTCGGAGGCGAGGCGACCTATGACGACATCGCTGTAGCAATCGCCGCCTTCGAACGCACTCAATATTCCGGCAATTCTCCCTTTGATCACTTCATGGCCGGCGACCAGAACGCGATGAGCGAGTCGGCCAAGCGCGGTTGGGCCTTGTTCCAGGGAAAAGCGCGGTGTAGCGCATGTCACGCGTTCAACTCGGTTTCGCCGCTCTTTTCCGATCAAAAGTTCCATAACATCGGGGTCGCCGCTCACAAGCAAAATTTTGTTGAGCTGGCTCGAAAGGCGCTCGCCATCATCAAGGGCGGCGACGTCAAGCAGATCGACGAACTCGCATTACAGACCGAATATTCGGAACTCGGCCGCTTCCTGGTAACGAAAAACCAAGCCGATATCGGCGCTTTCAAGAGCGAGACCTTGCGCAATATCGGCATCACCGGACCCTATATGCACGATGGTTCGCTGACGACCCTGTGGGACGTAATGGACCATTACAACAAAGGTGGCGTCCCCAATCCGTTCCTCGACGGGGGAATGGAACGTCTGGCGCTCAGCGAGGCCGAAATCGACGATCTTGTCGCTTTTCTATTTACGCTCACCGATGACCGATTCGCGGACTTCAATAAGACGGAGATGGCTAGGCAGACAGCGCTCCGGAACACTCGGCCACAGCGCGACGCTGACGTGGCGCTGGGCAAGAAGGGCGATCTCGGCGACGCCGCGCCCGTTCCGGACCTGCGCAACCCCGCAACAATCGGCGCGTTCTAG
- a CDS encoding cupin domain-containing protein gives MGGVTSPCRFTRIERIVSTGQASPLGFWYDQEQTEWVVLLSGSAGLMFEGEDALHILRSGSYVEIPAHLRHRVEWTDAAEPTVWLAVHAK, from the coding sequence ATCGGCGGGGTCACCTCACCGTGCCGTTTCACACGGATCGAACGCATCGTCTCCACCGGCCAAGCGAGTCCGCTTGGCTTCTGGTACGACCAGGAGCAGACCGAATGGGTCGTTCTGCTGAGCGGCTCAGCGGGATTGATGTTCGAGGGGGAGGATGCTCTGCACATTTTGCGTTCAGGGAGCTATGTCGAAATCCCTGCCCACCTTCGGCATCGCGTCGAATGGACCGACGCAGCCGAGCCAACTGTTTGGCTGGCGGTGCACGCCAAATAG